The following coding sequences lie in one Nycticebus coucang isolate mNycCou1 chromosome 20, mNycCou1.pri, whole genome shotgun sequence genomic window:
- the LOC128573096 gene encoding inactive N-acetylated-alpha-linked acidic dipeptidase-like protein 2, giving the protein MGENEATLPNPSLQGKKMAYHKVSADQRAPGHSQFLDNDDLQGTALDLEWDMEKELEEPGFEQFQMDSTEDQNLGHSESADLNLDSIQPAISPKGRFQRLQEESDYIAHYARPAPKSSRRNFCHLLKILCTATILFILGILIGYYAHKNCPSSATSSGTVNLQLYQEILKTIRAEDIKKSFR; this is encoded by the coding sequence GTAAAAAGATGGCCTATCACAAGGTCAGTGCAGACCAAAGAGCTCCAGGACACTCACAGTTCTTGGACAATGATGACCTGCAGGGTACTGCCCTGGACTTGGAGTGGGACATGGAGAAGGAACTGGAAGAGCCTGGTTTTGAGCAGTTCCAGATGGACAGCACTGAGGATCAGAACCTGGGGCACTCAGAGTCGGCAGACCTCAATCTTGATTCCATTCAACCAGCAATTTCACCCAAAGGAAGGTTCCAGCGACTTCAAGAAGAATCTGACTATATCGCTCATTATGCAAGACCTGCACCAAAGAGCAGCCGCCGCAACTTTTGCCACCTCTTGAAAATACTTTGCACAgccactattttatttattttggggattTTGATAGGTTATTATGCACATAAAAATTGCCCTTCATCTGCAACATCTTCAGGAACAGTTAATCTTCAGTTATATCAAGAAATTCTCAAGACAATCCGAGCAGAAGACATTAAGAAGTCTTTCAGGTAG